DNA from Paraburkholderia largidicola:
AGCGAGCGTGGTTGGCTTCACAGGCGGACGTCAGACCAATACGGGGTTCGTGTTCGTGTCGCTGAAACCGCTGTCACAACGCGACAAGACCGCCGATGAAGTGATCGCGCGGTTGCGTCCCGAGTTGAACGAAGTGGCGGGCGCGCGTCTCTATCTGCAACCCGTGCAGGACATTCGCGTCGGCGGCAGGCAGAGCAACGCGCAATATCAGTTGACGTTGCTGGGCGACACGAGCGCCGACGTGTACAAATGGGCGCCGCGTCTGACACAGGCGCTGCAGAGGTTGCCGGAACTCGAAGACGTCAACTCGGACCAGCAACAAAGCGGACTCGAAGCCGATATCGATATCGATCGCCCGACCGCTGCGCGCCTCGGCATCACGCCCGCGCAGATCGACAACACGCTGTACGACGCGTTCGGTCAACGGCTCGTCTCGACGATCTACAACCCGATGAACCAGTACTATGTGGTGATGGAAGTCGCGCCGCGTTACTGGCAGCATCCGGAAACGCTGAACGATCTGTATGTCAGCACTTCGGGCGGCTCGCCGAGCGGCACACAGTCGACCAACTTCGTCGCGGGAACCGTAAGCGGCCCGACCGCTGCGAGCACGTCGCAAAGCAGTTCGAATGCCGCGCAGGTTGCCGGCATTGCGCAGGCGGTCACCACGCCAGGCGGCACCGCGACGCCCACGCAACCCATCGCCGCGTCCGCGACGATCGCCGATGCAGCCAGCAGCACGAGCGCCGCATTCGACGTCGCCGTCACGCTTCCCGCAGCGGCCGCCACCCCGTTCGCACTAGCCGTTCCCGCGCTGAACAGCACGAGTACGAGCGCCACGGCCTCCTCCACGACGAGCAGCGCCGCCACCGTCGCCGCCGACTCTGCCCGCAATCTCGCGATCAATTCGCTTGCGGCAAGCGGCCATTCCAGCGCATCGGCGGGGACGTCCGTCAGCACCGCGCAGGAAACCATGATCCCCTTCAGCGCGTTCGCGAGCTTCAAACCGGGCCACACAGCGCTTGGCGTGAACCATCAGGGCAACTTCGTCGCCACGACGATCTCGTTCAACCTGGCGCCGCATGAATCGCTCTCCACAGCGATGACGGCCATCAATCGCACGATGACCGATATCGGCATGCCCGCATCGCTTCACGCGAGCTTCGAAGGCACGGCGCGCACCTTCCAGCAGTCGCTGTCGGACGAACCTTTGCTCGTGGTCGCCGCGCTGCTGTCCGTGTATATCGTGCTCGGCGTGCTGTACGAAAGCTACGCGCATCCGCTGACCATTCTGTCGACGCTGCCTTCGGCGGGCGTCGGCGCGCTGCTCGCGCTGATGCTGTTTCACGTCGAGTTCACCGTGATGTCGCTGATCGGCGTCATTCTGCTGATCGGGATCGTCAAGAAGAACGCGATCATGATGGTCGACTTCGCGATCGACGCGTCGCGCTCGGGCATGTCGCCGCGCGATGCGATCTACCACGCGAGCCTGATGCGCTTCCGCCCGATCATGATGACGACCTGCGCCGCCCTGCTCGGCGCGCTGCCGCTGGCGCTCGGCAGCAGCGAAGGCGCCGATCTGCGGCGGCCGCTCGGTATTTCGATCGTCGGCGGGCTGATCGTGAGTCAGATACTGACGTTGTATACGACGCCCGTGGTGTATCTGTATGTCGATCGTTTCGGCGTATGGCTGCGCTTGCGGTTTGCGCGGCGAGCGATCCAGTAAATATTCGCGTCACACGATCCATTCCCGCCGTTTGCTCAAATAGATAGCAGAAATAGTTGGTTTGGCCGCCAGAAAGCGTTCACTAGACTGCAACTCATCTTGTCATAACAAGTTGAGCCATGTCGAAACCGGCCAGCCCCCTTGCCCCCGTCGCCTCCGTGCCGCTCTACGCGCAGATCAAAGATGCGCTGCGCGTGCAGATTCTCGACGGCACCTACGCGCCGCATTCGCAGATGCCGTCCGAGCACGAACTCTGCGCGATGTACGGCGTGAGCCGCATCACCGTGCGCCAGGCGCTCGGCGACCTGCAAAAAGAAGGTCTGTTGTTCAAGCTGCACGGCAAAGGCACGTTCGTGTCGAAACCCAAGGCCTTTCAGAACGTGAGTTCGCTGCAGGGCTTTGCGGAAGCGATGTCGTCGATGGGCTATGAGATCGTCAACCAGTTGCGCAGCTTTCGTGTCGTCGAAGCCAATCGTCATGTGGCCGCGCGCCTTGGGCTCGAAGAAGGCGCGCCCGTCACGGAAATCCATCGCGTGCGGCTGCTCAATCGCGAGCCGGTATCGCTCGAACTGACGTGGCTTCCCGAAGCGCTCGGCACGCGTCTCGCGAACGCCGATCTCGTGACGCGCGACATCTTCCTGATCCTCGAAAACGACTGCGGCGTGCCGCTCGGCCATGCGGATGTCGCGATCGACGCGATCCTCGCCGACGACGAAATCGTCGACGCGTTGCGGGTCGAGGAAGGCAGTCCCGTGCTGCGCATCGACCGGCTCACGCACGACGCGGCAGGCACGCCGATCGACTACGAACATCTGTACTTTCGCGGCGATGCGTTTCAGTACCGCTTCCGTATCGACCGGGAAAAGGCGGGCAAAAACGCAAGGCACAACGCAACGAGGAAAGCGCGATGAACACCCATGTACTCGAATACGACATCGTCGTGGTCGGCGGTGGAACGGCGGGGCCGATGGCCGCTGTCAAGGCGAAGGAAGCCAATCCGAACCTGAAGGTCTTGCTGCTCGAAAAAGCCAACGTCAAACGCAGCGGCGCGATCTCGATGGGCATGGACGGCCTGAACAATGCCGTCATTCCCGGCCACGCGACACCCGAGCAATACACGCGCGAAATCACGATCGCCAACGACGGCATCGTCGACCAGGCCGCCGTCTACGCATACGCGAGGCACAGTTTCAAAACGATCGAAGAACTCGACCGTTGGGGCGTGAAGTTCGAAAAGGACGGCACGGGCGATTACGCGGTGAAGAAAGTGCACCACATGGGCTCGTATGTGCTGCCGATGCCCGAAGGACACGACATCAAGAAAGTACTGTACCGGCAACTGAAACGCGCCCGCATCGCGATCACGAATCGCATCGTCGCGACGCGCCTGTTGACCGATGCACAGGGCAATGTGAACGGTGTCATGGGCTTCGATTGCCGCACGGCCGAGTTCTACGTGGTTCGCGCGAAAGCGGTGATTCTGTCGTGCGGCGCGGCGGGCCGGCTCGGCCTGCCCGCATCCGGCTACCTGATGGGCACCTACGAGAACCCGACCAACGCGGGCGACGGCTATGCGATGGCCTATCACGCGGGCGCGGCGCTCGCGAATCTCGAATGCTTCCAGATCAACCCGTTGATCAAGGACTACAACGGTCCCGCCTGTGCGTATGTGACGGGGCCACTGGGCGGCTTCACGGCGAACGGCAAAGGCGAACGCTTTATCGAATGCGATTACTGGAGCGGGCAGATGATGTGGGAGTTCTACCAGGAACTCCAGAGCGGCAACGGCCCCGTGTTTCTGAAGCTAGACCACCTCGCCGAAGAAACCATCCAGACCATCGAACAGATCCTGCACACCAACGAACGTCCGAGCCGTGGGCGCTTTCACGCGGGACGCGGCACCGATTACCGGCAGCAGATGGTCGAGATGCATATCTCCGAGATCGGATTTTGCAGCGGACACAGCGCGTCGGGCGTGTATGTCAATGAGCGCGCGGAGACGACAGTGGGCGGCCTTTACGCCGCCGGCGACATGGCGGCCGTGCCGCACAACTACATGCTCGGCGCGTTCACGTACGGCTGGTTTGCCGGCCAGAGCGCAGCCGCTTTCGTTGCGGGCCGCGAACATACACCCGTCGATCAGGAACAGATCGATGCCGAACGCGCGCGCGTCTATGCGCCACTCGAACGCGAACATGGGCTTGCGCCTGCGCAGGTCGAGTACAAGCTGCGCCGCATGGTCAACGATTATCTGCAGCCGCCCAAGGTGACACGCAAGATGGAGATCGGCCTGCAACGCTTCGATGAAATCACCGACGACATCGCGTCGATCAAGGCCACGCATCCGCATGAACTGATGCGCGCCGCCGAAGTGCGCGCGATTCGCGATTGCGCCGAAATGGCTGCGCGCGCGTCGCTGTTTCGCACGGAGAGCCGCTGGGGTCTGTATCACCATCGCGTCGATTATCCGCAGCGCAATGACGCCGACTGGTTCTGCCATACACATCTTCGCAAGGATGCATCGGGCCGCATGACCAGCGAAAAACGCGCTGTCGAGCCGTACATCGTGCCGCTCGACGAACGCGAGCGCGGCTCATACAGCAACCTGCGCATTCACGACGACAAACCCGATCTGCGCGCGAACGCCCAGGCGCTCGCCGACGTCACCGCCTGACAGGAGCACTGCGATGTCCTTCACACCCCACGACATTCTTCATCGAAGCGCGGCACCCGTCACGATCGACGAAAGCAGATGCATCGCCGATAAAGGCTGCACGGTATGCGTCGATGTGTGCCCACTCGATCTGCTCGCGATCGACGTCAGCAAAGGCAAGGCCTACATGCAGTTCGACGAATGCTGGTACTGCATGCCGTGCGAACAGGATTGCCCGACGGGCGCCGTGAAAGTCGATATCCCCTATCTGCTGCGCTAGCAAGCCACCCACCCAAGAGCCGACATCATGACCATTCGCTACGCTCTACCTCACTTCATTTCCATCGCCGCGCTCGCATTCGCTGCGGGCACGGCGAATGCCGAAACGATCCGCGTCGCCATCGGCACGCAGGACACGACGATCAACTGCGCGACAGGCGGCCTGCTGATCCGCGAACTGAATCTGCTCGACAAGTATCTGCCGCATACGGGCAAATACAAGGACGTGAGCTATGACGTGCAATGGAAGGACTTCACGTCCGGCGCGCCCATCACGAACGAGATGGTCGCGGGCAAGCTCGATTTCGGCGTGATGGCGGATTTCCCGGGCTCGCTGAATGGCGCGGCGTTCCAGAAAGCGGGACGCAAGAGCGTGTTCATTACCGTGTTGTCGGGCAGCGTGGATGGCAGCGGCAACGGCATCGTCGTGCCGGAGAATTCGTCCATCCGTTCGATCGCCGACCTCAAGGGCAAAACGATTTCCGTGCCGTTCGCATCGACGTCGCACGGCATGCTGCTGCGTGCGATCAAGGCGCAAGGCTGGAATCCCGAAACCGACGTGAACATCATCACGCAGGCACCGGAGGTGGCGGGCAGCGCGTTGAAGGCGAACAAGATCGATGCGCATGCGGACTTCGTGCCGTTCGCGGATCTGTTTCCTTATCGCGGCATTGCGCGCAAGATTTACGACGGCGCGCAAAGTCATGTGCCCACGTATCACGGCGCACTCGTCGATGCGGCCTACGCGCAGAAGTACCCCGAAGTGGTTGTCGCGTATCTGCGCGCCGCCATCGAGGCGAACCGCCTGATCGCGCAAGACCCCGAGAAATACAGCCTGCTGATCCAGAAGACGACGGGCATCGAAGCCCCCGTCGATTATCTGTATCACGGCCCGCTCGGTCTGCAGACACGCGACCTCACATGGAAGCCGGAGTACCGTCAGGCCACGGCGACCGCAATCGAAACGCTCAAGCTGCTGAAGAAAACCGATGTCGATCTGGACGTGAACACGTTCATCGACGACCGCTATATCCGCCAGGCATTCAAGGAATCCGGGCTCGACTACGACGCCGCGCTGAAGAACTACGCGAAGCAGCCGCTCGTCGCCAACGACGTCGTAACAGGCAAGCCAATCCGCGACTTCAACGACGTCGCTCAGGTGTGGCTCGACAACGAAGCGAAGGTCCGCAATTACGCATCGGCGGATGAAGCGTTCGCGGCACTCGGCAAGATCGAGCAGTCGGGCGGCAAGGCGCGTGCGGTGTTCGTTCACGATCATGCAAGCGGCCTCAAGCTGTTCGCCAGCCAGGCGTGGTACGTGAAGGACGCGCATGGCGCGATCACGGCGTTCCTGCTGAAAGCGGGTGCCGACCAGTACGCGCAGCAGGTCTCAGGCTCGGTTGTCGATTTTGCCGCCGCGAAAACGGGCGCGGCGCAAGCCGTCGCGTCGCGCTGAGCGCGTTCATCGTCACGCCTTATCGGGAAAACGTCTATGGCCGCCACTTTTGAACTCCACGACAGACGCGAATCGGGGCGCCGACGCGCACCTCTCTTTGCACCTTCGACCCAACGCCGCGCGTGGCGCGCGGCGTCGCTCGCCGCATGCGTCGCGCTCTGGCAACTGGCCGTGCACTTCAGGCTGTCGGCGGGGTTCATCACGTTCGCGAACGTGCCCGCGCCCTCCGATGCGCTGCCCGCGCTGTGGTCGCTGCTGCATTCGCCAAAGCTGCCGATGCATCTGGCCGCGAGCATCTGGCGCGTGCTGGCGGGCTTCTGTGTCGCGGCTGTGGTCGGCGTCGGCCTGGGTCTGGCGATCGGACGTTACCGTGCCGTCGAAGATACCGCGCTGCCCGCGCTCGAAGTGCTGCGCCCGATTCCCGCCGTCGCGTGGATACCGCTCGCGATCCTGATGTTTCCGTCATCGGAACTCAGCATGATGTTCATCACGTTCATCGGCGCGCTGTTTCCGATCCTGCTCAACACCGTGCACGGCGTGGAAGGCGTCGATCCACGGCTCGTCGCGACCGCTCGCAGCCTCGGCACGAAACCGCTCGCGCTGTATACCGAAGTCATACTGCCCAGCGCCGCGCCCGCGATCTTCACGGGCCTCGCGATCGGCATGGGGACCGCGTGGTTCTGTCTCGTGACGGCAGAAATGATTGCAGGCCAATACGGGATCGGTTATTTCACGTGGGAATCGTACACGCTGCAGAACTACCCCGATATCGTCGTCGGCATGGCGCTGATCGGCGCGCTCGGGATGGGCAGCAGCGTACTCGTCAAACGGTTGGGCATCGCGCTGACGCCGTGGTACAGACTGCAGGAGACCCGCCGATGAGCAGCGTCGCCATTGAAGCCGCCTCTGCGGCGGCCAGCATCCGCGTGCGCGGACTGGGCGTCGAAGTCGGTCCGCCGCATGCACGTATCGCGACGCTCGACGGCCTCGACGTCGATATCGCGCCCGGTCAGTTCGTCTGCGTACTCGGCCCTTCGGGCTGCGGCAAGTCGACCTTGCTCGGCGCGATCGCGGGCCACATCGCCGCGACGCACGGCACGATTGCCGTCGACGATGAAACCGTCGACCGTCCGCATCCCGAGCGCGGCCTCGTGTTTCAGCAGCACACGCTGTTTCCGTGGAAACGCGTGATCGACAACGTCGCATTCGGTCTCAAGATGAAGGGACTCGGCGCGAGCGAGCGGCGCAGGCAGGCGGCTGAACTGCTGGAACTCGTCGGATTGGGCGGCTTCGATGCGCATTACCCCGCGCAGCTGTCGGGCGGCATGCAGCAGCGCGTCGAGATCGCACGCGTACTGATCAACCGGCCGCGCGTGCTGCTGATGGACGAGCCGTTCGGCGCGCTCGACGCGCAGACGCGCCGCATGATGCAGACGCTGCTGCTCGATATCTGGGCGAAGGTGCGCACCACCGTCGTGTTCGTCACGCACGACATCGAAGAAGCGCTGTTTCTCGCCGACCGCATCCTGATGTTGTCGCAGCGCCCGGCACGCGTGGTCGCCGATATCCCCGTGCTGCTGGAGCGCCCGCGTCGCGACGATACGACACTCGACCCCGCCTTCATCGATATCAAGCGCCAGTGCCTCGCGCTGCTGCGCGAGTCGGCCTGACGCCGCGCTACTTCACACTTTGATCGTCCATGACCGACCCGACCATTCTGACCTACGATCCCCAAACGCTCGCGCCGGAAGCGGCAGCATTGCTGCCGCGTCTCGCGGATGCCGATGCCGCCGTGCGACGCATCGCGCTGCTCGAACTCGCCGACCTCGAAGACCCCGACGCGCTGCAACCCATCGTCGCCGCGCTGAAGCACGACGCATCCGCCGACGTCCGCAGCGAAGCGGCGCGCGTGCTCGGCGCATGGGAGCAGCGGGAGATCGTCGCCGCGTTGTGCGAGGCGTTGACCGACGCGCAACGCGATGTGCGCGAAGCCGCCGCATCGAGTCTGTCGGCATTGAAGGCCGCGTCTTCCGGTGACGTGTTATGCGGATGGGTCGATCATCCCGAGCCGTTCGTGCAAGCCGCCATCCTGCGCGCGTTGCGCGAATTGCGTTATGCCGATGCCTTTTCAGCGGCAGTACGCGCGCTCGATCACGACGACTCAGGCGTGCGCATCGAAGCCGTCGGCGTGCTCGGCTGGCTCAAGGATGCGCGCGCACTCGTGCCGCTCGCGCGTGTCGCGACGCGTGACGCCAGCGCGGAGATTCGCCGCGCGGCAGTTGGCGCATTGGGTTTCGCGTCAGCGGACGATGCCGCGATACCGGACGCGCTGCTGCATGCGCTTGCCGATCCCGCGTGGCAAGTACGCGAAGAAGCCGCCACGACGCTAGGCAAGCTACGTGCGCATTCCGCTCGTGATGCACTGATCGCCGCGCTTGGTGACGACTACTGGCAAGTGCGCCTGCGCGCGGCGCGAGCCTTGGGTCAACTCGGCGACCGCGCCGCCGCGCAGGCGCTCATCGCGCTGCTGTCGCATGCCATCAGCAACCTGCGCAAGGAAGCCGCACTCGCACTGGGCGAACTGCGCGATCCATCGACACTCGCCGCACTGGAACATGCACTCGACGACGCCGACCCCGAAGTCCGCAAGGCTGTGCGGATCGCGTTGCAGCAGATCGGAGCAGGCGCGCGATGAGAACGCCCCGGCATATCGAGATCGACCGCACGGCGCAGACGTTGACGCTGCATTGGCCCGACGGCGTGACGCAACACGTCGCGCATCGCGTGTTGCGGCAGCATTGCCCTTGCGCCGAATGCAAGCGTCTGCGCTTGCGTGGTGACACACCCCTCGTGCCGGACGACATCGCCGTACTGGACGTTCGCCCCGCCGGATACGGCGTCCAGCTGCTGTTCAGCGACAGCCACGAACGCGGCATTTTCCCGTGGGCGTTTCTGGAACGCCTGCCAGCCACTGCCTGATCCGCGCATATCGAGCCACGTCTAACATGCGCACTCGATATCTTTATCTGAATTTACTATTTAAATTCTGCATAACGCAGTGATAGCCTGATTTCGACCCGCAGACGCCGAGTGCGTCTGCTTTCACATCCAATCGTCCGTCGAAGCGGAACATACGGCAAGGAGCCAACGTGAGCGTCGAATTCATCGGCATGATCCAGCAGCGCAAGGTATCGGAAACGCATCTGCCGCAAGGCCCCGCGATCGATACCGACTACGTGCGCGCCTTTGCGCAGGCCCACGAGAACGCGGGCTTCGACCGCATACTGGTGCCGCACAGCTCGACGAGCCCTGATGCGACCATCACGATTGCCTATGCCGCGAGCGTCACGTCGCGCGTGCACTTCATGCTCGCGCACCGCCCCGGCTTCGTCGCGCCGACGCTGGCCGCGCGGCAACTCGCCACGCTCGATCATTTCTCGGGCGGACGTCTTGCTGTCCACTTCATCTCTGGCGGCAGCGACGAAGACCAGCGCCGCGACGGCGACTATCTCTCGCACGACGAACGCTATGCGCGTACCGACGAGTATCTGCAGATCCTGCGGCGCGTCTGGACCGAGAACGAGCCGTTCGATCATGAAGGCCGCTTCTATCGCTTTGAAAAGGCCTTCTCGGATGTGAAGCCGAAGCAGACGCCGCATGTGCCGATCTATTTCGGCGGCGCATCCGAAGCTGCCCTCGCCGTCGCGGGCAAGCATGCCGATGTCTACGCGCTGTGGGGCGAATCGAAACAGCAGGTCGCGGAACTGATTGCGCGTGTGCGCGCCGAAGCGGCGAAGCATGGCCGCAACGTGCGCTTCTCGGTGTCGTTCCGTCCGATTCTCGCGTCGACGGAAAAGGCAGCGTGGGAACGCGCCGAGCACATTCTCGACGAGACGCGCCGTCTGCGCGTCGAACAGGGTTTCTCGCGCGGTGGTCCGCAACAGAGCGAAGGCGCGAAGCGCCTGCTGGCCGCATCGGGCGCCGGCGTGCGCGCCGACGACCGCCTGTGGACGGCCGTTGCCAAGGAAATCGGCGGACGCTCGAATTCGACGGCGCTCGTCGGCACGCCGGCACAGGTCGCGCAAACGCTCTCCGAGTACTACGAACTTGGCGTGACGACCTTCCTGGTTCGCGGGTTCGATCCGCTCGAAGACGCAATCGACTACGGCCGCGAGCTGATCCCCGCGACGCGTGAATTGACCGCCCGCATCCGCCGCGCCGCGTGACGACGGGAGCCGACAAACACATGAGCACTGCACTCCACGATACGCCCACGCTCGCCTTCCGCTCGACACCCGTGCGCAAGTTCTGGTTCGACGACGACACCGCGCCGCAACGCACGCTCGAGCAGGAACGCCGCCATCGGCAGGAGCGCCTTGCAGGGGCATTCCGTCTGTTCGCCCGATATGGTTTCGCGCAAGGACTCGCGGGTCACATCACCGCGCGCGATCCCGAATGGACCGATCATTTCTGGGTCAACCCGCTCGGCAAACATTTCGGCCGCATTCGCGTGTCGGACCTGCTGCTGGTCAATCGTCACGGCGAGATCGTTGTCGGCGAGGGTCCCGTGAATCAGGCGGCGTTCGCGATTCACGCGGCCATTCATGAAGCCCGG
Protein-coding regions in this window:
- a CDS encoding GntR family transcriptional regulator, translated to MSKPASPLAPVASVPLYAQIKDALRVQILDGTYAPHSQMPSEHELCAMYGVSRITVRQALGDLQKEGLLFKLHGKGTFVSKPKAFQNVSSLQGFAEAMSSMGYEIVNQLRSFRVVEANRHVAARLGLEEGAPVTEIHRVRLLNREPVSLELTWLPEALGTRLANADLVTRDIFLILENDCGVPLGHADVAIDAILADDEIVDALRVEEGSPVLRIDRLTHDAAGTPIDYEHLYFRGDAFQYRFRIDREKAGKNARHNATRKAR
- a CDS encoding fumarate reductase/succinate dehydrogenase flavoprotein subunit — its product is MNTHVLEYDIVVVGGGTAGPMAAVKAKEANPNLKVLLLEKANVKRSGAISMGMDGLNNAVIPGHATPEQYTREITIANDGIVDQAAVYAYARHSFKTIEELDRWGVKFEKDGTGDYAVKKVHHMGSYVLPMPEGHDIKKVLYRQLKRARIAITNRIVATRLLTDAQGNVNGVMGFDCRTAEFYVVRAKAVILSCGAAGRLGLPASGYLMGTYENPTNAGDGYAMAYHAGAALANLECFQINPLIKDYNGPACAYVTGPLGGFTANGKGERFIECDYWSGQMMWEFYQELQSGNGPVFLKLDHLAEETIQTIEQILHTNERPSRGRFHAGRGTDYRQQMVEMHISEIGFCSGHSASGVYVNERAETTVGGLYAAGDMAAVPHNYMLGAFTYGWFAGQSAAAFVAGREHTPVDQEQIDAERARVYAPLEREHGLAPAQVEYKLRRMVNDYLQPPKVTRKMEIGLQRFDEITDDIASIKATHPHELMRAAEVRAIRDCAEMAARASLFRTESRWGLYHHRVDYPQRNDADWFCHTHLRKDASGRMTSEKRAVEPYIVPLDERERGSYSNLRIHDDKPDLRANAQALADVTA
- a CDS encoding 4Fe-4S dicluster domain-containing protein, with the protein product MSFTPHDILHRSAAPVTIDESRCIADKGCTVCVDVCPLDLLAIDVSKGKAYMQFDECWYCMPCEQDCPTGAVKVDIPYLLR
- a CDS encoding ABC transporter substrate-binding protein — encoded protein: MTIRYALPHFISIAALAFAAGTANAETIRVAIGTQDTTINCATGGLLIRELNLLDKYLPHTGKYKDVSYDVQWKDFTSGAPITNEMVAGKLDFGVMADFPGSLNGAAFQKAGRKSVFITVLSGSVDGSGNGIVVPENSSIRSIADLKGKTISVPFASTSHGMLLRAIKAQGWNPETDVNIITQAPEVAGSALKANKIDAHADFVPFADLFPYRGIARKIYDGAQSHVPTYHGALVDAAYAQKYPEVVVAYLRAAIEANRLIAQDPEKYSLLIQKTTGIEAPVDYLYHGPLGLQTRDLTWKPEYRQATATAIETLKLLKKTDVDLDVNTFIDDRYIRQAFKESGLDYDAALKNYAKQPLVANDVVTGKPIRDFNDVAQVWLDNEAKVRNYASADEAFAALGKIEQSGGKARAVFVHDHASGLKLFASQAWYVKDAHGAITAFLLKAGADQYAQQVSGSVVDFAAAKTGAAQAVASR
- a CDS encoding ABC transporter permease encodes the protein MAATFELHDRRESGRRRAPLFAPSTQRRAWRAASLAACVALWQLAVHFRLSAGFITFANVPAPSDALPALWSLLHSPKLPMHLAASIWRVLAGFCVAAVVGVGLGLAIGRYRAVEDTALPALEVLRPIPAVAWIPLAILMFPSSELSMMFITFIGALFPILLNTVHGVEGVDPRLVATARSLGTKPLALYTEVILPSAAPAIFTGLAIGMGTAWFCLVTAEMIAGQYGIGYFTWESYTLQNYPDIVVGMALIGALGMGSSVLVKRLGIALTPWYRLQETRR
- a CDS encoding ABC transporter ATP-binding protein, which gives rise to MSSVAIEAASAAASIRVRGLGVEVGPPHARIATLDGLDVDIAPGQFVCVLGPSGCGKSTLLGAIAGHIAATHGTIAVDDETVDRPHPERGLVFQQHTLFPWKRVIDNVAFGLKMKGLGASERRRQAAELLELVGLGGFDAHYPAQLSGGMQQRVEIARVLINRPRVLLMDEPFGALDAQTRRMMQTLLLDIWAKVRTTVVFVTHDIEEALFLADRILMLSQRPARVVADIPVLLERPRRDDTTLDPAFIDIKRQCLALLRESA
- a CDS encoding HEAT repeat domain-containing protein — its product is MTDPTILTYDPQTLAPEAAALLPRLADADAAVRRIALLELADLEDPDALQPIVAALKHDASADVRSEAARVLGAWEQREIVAALCEALTDAQRDVREAAASSLSALKAASSGDVLCGWVDHPEPFVQAAILRALRELRYADAFSAAVRALDHDDSGVRIEAVGVLGWLKDARALVPLARVATRDASAEIRRAAVGALGFASADDAAIPDALLHALADPAWQVREEAATTLGKLRAHSARDALIAALGDDYWQVRLRAARALGQLGDRAAAQALIALLSHAISNLRKEAALALGELRDPSTLAALEHALDDADPEVRKAVRIALQQIGAGAR
- a CDS encoding gamma-butyrobetaine hydroxylase-like domain-containing protein, which encodes MRTPRHIEIDRTAQTLTLHWPDGVTQHVAHRVLRQHCPCAECKRLRLRGDTPLVPDDIAVLDVRPAGYGVQLLFSDSHERGIFPWAFLERLPATA
- a CDS encoding LLM class flavin-dependent oxidoreductase → MSVEFIGMIQQRKVSETHLPQGPAIDTDYVRAFAQAHENAGFDRILVPHSSTSPDATITIAYAASVTSRVHFMLAHRPGFVAPTLAARQLATLDHFSGGRLAVHFISGGSDEDQRRDGDYLSHDERYARTDEYLQILRRVWTENEPFDHEGRFYRFEKAFSDVKPKQTPHVPIYFGGASEAALAVAGKHADVYALWGESKQQVAELIARVRAEAAKHGRNVRFSVSFRPILASTEKAAWERAEHILDETRRLRVEQGFSRGGPQQSEGAKRLLAASGAGVRADDRLWTAVAKEIGGRSNSTALVGTPAQVAQTLSEYYELGVTTFLVRGFDPLEDAIDYGRELIPATRELTARIRRAA